ACGGCGTCCAGGGCCGGGTTCACGGGCATGACCGGGCCCAGAAACTTCCCGGCCAGGAGATTTTTCATGATCACCGAGCCCACATGGCCGGGTTCGCCTGTGGCCCCGATGACCGCCACGGAGTTGGGCTTGAAAAGGGAATCGAGATTGCTGATGCTCATGCCGGACCTCGCAGGGACGCCCGGGGGGCGGTGGGTGCGGCGTCACGGCGCGAAGCGGCGGCCGGGCCGGGTACGGCGGGGTCTTCGGCGGGCGGATGGTCCGGTCGGGCGTTTGGCGTGGGCATGGATGTTTCCGGGAACCTGCCCGCCGGACGTCGGCCGAGAATGGGCGGCGTACGGAGAGCGGTCCTATGCTTTTATGAAGTCAGGATAGAGGGCCTTGCCGCGCAAGGCAAGGCCCAGAGGCTGTCGACGAAGTCAGCAGCCGCGAAAATCATGCGCAGGTCGCGGCGCAGCCGCGCCGTAAGCGAGTGATTTTCGTGCCTTTCCGCCCGGCGGCAGGCCGCCGTCGGCGGCGCAAAGTCCCGTCAGGGGCTTTGCATCGTTTTGAGGGCCTTGCCGCGCAAGGCAAGGCCCTTTGCTCCGGGACCGGTTTCTCCGAGAACGCCGCAGCCTGGCGCGTACGGCCGGGCAGGCGGGGCTTGGGCCGTCATCCGGCCTTTTTCACGCCCACGTCCTGCATGACCGTCATGGCCGTACCCACGATCCCGGCGATGTCCGCCAAATTGGCGGGAAGGATCATGGTGTTTCCGGCCTTGGCCAGGTTGCCGAATTCGGACAGATACTTCTCCGCCACCCGCAGGTTGGCGGCCGTCACCCCGCCGTCGGAGGCCAGGGCCGCCGCCACGGCCTGAAGGCCCTGGGCCGTGGCCTGGGCCAGGAGTTCAATCTCCCGGGAACGACCCTCGGCCTCGTTGATGCGTTTCTGCTTTTCGCCCTCGGACACGGAGATGGCCTCCTGGCGCATGCCCTCGGCCCGGTTGATGCGGGCCTGACGGTCGCCCTCGGAGGTGGCGATTTCGGCCCGCTTCTCGCGTTCGGCCTTCATCTGGCGTTCCATGGCCTCCATGACCGAGGCCGGGGGCGCGATGTCCTTGATTTCGTAGCGCAGCACCTTGATGCCCCAGTTCTGGGCCGCCTCGTCCACGGCCTCGATGACCTGCCGGTTGATGGTCTCCCGTTCCTCGAAGGTCTTGTCCAGGTCGATCTTGCCGATGGCCGAGCGCAGGGAGGTCTGGGCCAGTTGCGAAGCGGCCACGTAGTAATTTTCAATGCCGTAGGCCGATAGTTTGGCGTCGACGACCTGGATGTAGAGCACCCCGTCGATGCCTACGGCCACGTTGTCCCTGGTGATGCAGGTCTGGGAGGGGATGTCCATGACCTCCTCCTTGAGCGACCGGCGGTAGGTGATCTTGTCCAGGAAGGGGATCAGGATGTGGAACCCGGCCCCCATGGTGTTGTGGTATTTGCCAAGGCGCTCCACCACGTATTCGGAACGCTGGGGCACCACCACGGCGGTCTTGACGAACAAGATGATGACCACGATGGCCAGGACGAGCAGCATGATGACGGAGTCGCTGAACATGGAAGGCTCCTTGGTGTGGCGCGTCCCGGCGCGGCGTGCGGGCCGGGGGCGCGTTGCGTCCCTGGGAAAGACGTCGGCAGTTCTTACACAGGCAAAAAGGCGCTCACATGACGCCGTACGGCAAGCGGGAAAAACCGGAACCTCACGGGCAGGCCGCTACAGGGGCCGCACCCGAAACGTCAGGCCGTCGTCGGAGCCCGGACCCTCGATGACCACCGTGGCCCCTTCGGAGATCTCCACATCGGCGGCCGCCCGCCAGAAACTGCCGCGAAACTTGATTTCTCCAGGCGCCGCCGGGCGGATGGCCGTGGTGACCAGGGCCTGGCGGCCCACGGCCCGGTCGGACAGTTCCTTGTCCGCGCCGTCCTTGAGGCGTCCCCCGAAGGTGCGCATGAACACCCTGCGCAGCGTGAACAGCAAAACCAGCGAGGCCACCAGGAAAATCACGAGTTGCAACTGCACGGACACGTCCGCGACCAGAAGGGCGATCGCCGCGATCCAACTGCCGAAGCAGAAAAAGATGAGGATGAGTCCTGGCATCGCCAGTTCGGCGAAGAGAAACACCACGCCGATGAGAAACCAGACCAGGGGGGCGGAAGGCATAGACGCTCCGGGTTGCCGTTTTGAACAGGAGTCCGGGGATTACCTGGGAACAGTATACGAAACGGAGGCCGCCGACAAGGGCGGTGGGAAAAAGCGGTGATCGGGACGGGATCGGCCGTTTCTCAGACGGGAGACGGCGCCCTGGGGCGGCCGCACATGGCGAAAGAGGACCGGTACGGCGGGTGGAGAAGAATCTTTCACCCGGGCGCGCGTCAGAGCATCCGGCATTCAGGCCTCCTCACTGCACGCGGCTTTTCCATTCGTGATCTCACACGATGAGTTCTCGATATTCCTCCCCGACAACTGTTGGGTCGAAGAGCCCGGGAAAAAGGTAGGGCAGTGCCGCCATGGGAAACCCCATGCAAAGCGGAGCCCGGTGCGAGGCGGAAACGAGGAGCCCGGATTCGATCAATGGGGAGATGACCGTCCGCCTGGTCGTTCGTTCGGATTTTCCCACGATTTCCGGTGCCTTGCCTCGGATGACTGCCCCCTGTCTGAATACGGCGCGCAGAAGTCTGGATGCCTCGGGAGCGAGGAATGGCATGGTACTTTTTTTCAAGGATGCCACAAGCCATTCGATGCGGTGCTCGACATCGTCCAGTTTGAGCAATCCCCGCATGAATCCGATCTGGTCCAGACAGATTTCAAAGAAAAATCTGCAAAAATCGGCCGTGAGCGGTTCGTCAAAAAAATTGTCATTGTCCGGTCGGCCAGGGCTGTCGGTTGCCTGCAGATTGATCATGTACCCGATCTTGTTTCGGGAAAAACCCCGGGCCAGGGACCAGAGATTGGCTTGGTTGACCTTGCCCCGCACCAGATATATTCCGGTATGAAGCCTAGCCAGACGTCCATTGCCGTCGCGGAAGGGATGCAGCCACGTCAGGCGATGGTGACTCACTGCAGCGGCAATCAATCGTTCGTCGCCGTGAAAGACATGCGGGGCGAATGCCTCGGCAAAGGCCTCCATGAGGTTCGGAAGTTCGGAGGCAGGAGGACCGTGCGGCGTCCGGCCGTCGACGGACACGTCCATGTCACGGAGTTCGCCTGGGCTGACTGCGATATCCGTGAAGCCCCCGGAGTGGTGGGTATACTGGTGGGCATCGGGAAGATGCCCGTATATCCTGCGGTGGATGCCTTTGATGTATTCCGCCGTGCAGACGTGGAGATATGGATGGCTTTGGAGTTCATCCATGAGCTCTCTTTCGACCATAACATGGGCTGCGCATAATTCCTGCGCATAGCGTCTGCCGGGGGCCTCTACGAAATCGCGCGCCAAGGCACGCTCGATTTCCGGAAGCGTGGTCTTGTGGCCTTCAATGAGGTTGGAATAGTAGCTGTTCAGGAGCCGGAGCCGGTCTCCAAGCCCCCGGGCGGTCTCAATGGCGATGCCGCCTTCCAGCGCAGCCGAACTGGTGGCCACTTCCTGGGCCATGTCCTTGAGGACACCAATGGTGTCCCGCCC
Above is a genomic segment from Desulfolutivibrio sulfodismutans DSM 3696 containing:
- a CDS encoding SPFH domain-containing protein, giving the protein MFSDSVIMLLVLAIVVIILFVKTAVVVPQRSEYVVERLGKYHNTMGAGFHILIPFLDKITYRRSLKEEVMDIPSQTCITRDNVAVGIDGVLYIQVVDAKLSAYGIENYYVAASQLAQTSLRSAIGKIDLDKTFEERETINRQVIEAVDEAAQNWGIKVLRYEIKDIAPPASVMEAMERQMKAEREKRAEIATSEGDRQARINRAEGMRQEAISVSEGEKQKRINEAEGRSREIELLAQATAQGLQAVAAALASDGGVTAANLRVAEKYLSEFGNLAKAGNTMILPANLADIAGIVGTAMTVMQDVGVKKAG
- a CDS encoding NfeD family protein — its product is MPSAPLVWFLIGVVFLFAELAMPGLILIFFCFGSWIAAIALLVADVSVQLQLVIFLVASLVLLFTLRRVFMRTFGGRLKDGADKELSDRAVGRQALVTTAIRPAAPGEIKFRGSFWRAAADVEISEGATVVIEGPGSDDGLTFRVRPL
- a CDS encoding Fic family protein, with translation MAQEVATSSAALEGGIAIETARGLGDRLRLLNSYYSNLIEGHKTTLPEIERALARDFVEAPGRRYAQELCAAHVMVERELMDELQSHPYLHVCTAEYIKGIHRRIYGHLPDAHQYTHHSGGFTDIAVSPGELRDMDVSVDGRTPHGPPASELPNLMEAFAEAFAPHVFHGDERLIAAAVSHHRLTWLHPFRDGNGRLARLHTGIYLVRGKVNQANLWSLARGFSRNKIGYMINLQATDSPGRPDNDNFFDEPLTADFCRFFFEICLDQIGFMRGLLKLDDVEHRIEWLVASLKKSTMPFLAPEASRLLRAVFRQGAVIRGKAPEIVGKSERTTRRTVISPLIESGLLVSASHRAPLCMGFPMAALPYLFPGLFDPTVVGEEYRELIV